The genomic DNA GCCCGGCGCGGGCGCGGGCGACGCCGTCGGGCCCCGCGAGGGTGGACAGGCCGACGAACTCGAACTCGCCCTCCCGGCCGACGCGGTCGACGTACGCGACGTACATCTGGTTCTCGAAGGCCCGCACCGGCACGACCGACTCGGCGACGAACTGGAACGGGTGCATCTGCGCGGTCGGGACGAGCAGCAGGTCGGTGCCGGCCAGGGCGTGGGCGCGGACGTTCTCCGGGAACTCGACGTCGTAGCAGATCATCAGGCCCACGGTGAGGCCGTCCAGCTCGGCCTGGACGACGGGCTGCTCGCCGGAAGTGAAGTGGTCGCGCTCGAAGCAGCCGAAGAGGTGGGTCTTGCGGTAGCCCGCGAGCCGGGTGCCGTCCGCGGCGACGAGCTGGACGGAGTTGAAGACGCGCTCGCCGTCCCGCTCGGGGTAGCCGTACGCGACGGCCAGGCCGTGGCGACCGGCGATCTCCGCGACGGCGTCGGCCGCGTCGCCGTCGGCGGGTTCGGCGAGGACGCCGACGGCGTCGCCGATGGCGTATCCGGTCAGGAACAGCTCGGGGGTGACGAGCAGCGCGGCTCCCGCGGCGGCGGCGCGGCCCGCGGCCTCGTCCAGGACCTTGAGGTTCTCGGCGGTGGAGCCGGGGCGGCCGGAGCTCTGGAGCAGGGCGGTGCGCATGCGTGTTCCTCACCGGTCGCAAGGGGGCTTCAGGGGTCGGATAGACGGTACGGTCGCCGGACTCGGCCGGACAAGACGGACCTGTTGCGCGCCGGTGAGCGGATCGTTGCGTGCCCCGGGCACCCCACGGCGATTCGTTGCGCCCCGTGCGGCGGGTGCGGTTCTCGTCCCCCGGGAGCCGACCGGGACGGCCCTGCCCGCCGCGCGGCGGAGGTGGCTCCCGTCCTGGGCCGGCTGTGGTGCGGGTGCGGCGCCGGGACAGTGGGGACCGTTCGGTTCACCGGCTTCGTTCCACGGGAGACGACCGCCATGAAACGCCGTACCGCGACCGCCGCACTCCGCGCCGCCCCGCTGCTCACCGCCGTCACCACGGGCGCGCCCGTCGCCGCCGGCCCCGACGGGAAGCCGCACGACGGTCCGCTCCCGCGGGAGGCCGCCGCCCTGGCCGGCACCGCCAAGCCGTACCGGCCGGCGGGGGACGACGTCACCCTCACCTTCGACGCCCGTCTGGCGGCCGAGGACAAAGAGGACCCCTGGAGGCGCCCGGGACCTTCGAGTGCAGCCACTGCCTGAACGGTGAGGGGCGCGGGCCGAGGCAACCGTGGACTGTCTCCTGACCGGCGGTGAAGTGGCCGTCGTCTCCGGCGTCATCACCGACTCCGGCCTCCCCGGCGCCGAGGGGAAGCGGGTCGGTCGTTCGGATCAGGTCGGATCCAGGCGACGGTGCCTTGTGGCCCACCGAGCGGGGTCTGGTGCGTGCAGCTGCAAGGCGGAGGAGGGCGGCAACGCGATGGGGCCCCGCGCGAGCGCAGCCGAGCGTGGGGGAGCTGACAACCGACGACAACGCCGCTGGGGGCACCTCCCACGCCCTTCGGGCAGTGGGGAGTGCGTGCCAGACCCCGCGAACCCGGCATGATCCGGACGACACCCCGGTGCGTGGGGCCGGCGCCCTTCGAGAAGGTCAGGAAGGGGACCGGCGACTTCGACGTCGTGCCCCGGCAGCCGCGGCTGTGGTTCGGGCGGCGCCGGCCAGCGGCAGCGCCGTCAGGACGTACGGCAGCGCGGAGAGCGCGAAGGCGGTGCCGTGGCCCCAGGCCGTGGCCGCTGCCGCGTAGGCGCCGTAGGTGGCGAGGTTGCCCAGCTCGGTGCCGAGGCCCGCGACCGAGGTCAGGGTGGCCCGCCCGGTGTCGTCGATGCGCTGCTGGAGACGGGCGTCGGCCAGCACGGTCGCCAGCTGGAAGCCGCCGAAGGCGAGCGCCACCAGGACCAGGGCGGCCGGTGTGCCGGCCAGGCCCCCCACGGCCAGGGCGAGCGCGGAACCGGTGAGCAGCGCGGCGAACCCGTTGGCCGTCAGGCGCTCCGCCGCACCGGCCAGCAGGCTGCCGGCGGTGGCACCGGCCCAGATCACCAGCAGCAGCCAGGGCACGGTCTCGGCCGCGACGCCGGTGTCGCGCGCCAGCAGCGGCGTGTACTCGTCGAGCGCGCCCCACACCGCGGTCACGGCCGGTACGAGGAGCAGCGCCCCACGCACGGACCGGTCGGCGCGGGCGTCGGCGAGACCCGCGCGCAGGGTCGCGGACCAGCGTTCGCCGCCGCCGGAGGGAGTGCGGTGCTCGGGGAAACGGGTGGCCACGGCCGCCGCGGCCAGACAGGCCAGCACGCTCGCGGCGCCGACCGCGTGGTAGCCGCCCCAGGCGAACACCGGACCGGCCAGGCCCATGGCGGACATGGTCGCGGCGATGCCGATCGCCCGGGCCCGGCCCATGACGCGGGCGTAGTCGCCGGCCGCGCCGGCCCGCTCGAGTTCGTCGTAGACCAGCGCCTCCAGCGCGCCCGAGCCGAGCGCGCCGCCCGCGCCCCACAGCACGAAGCCGAGGGCGAAGGCGCCGTAGGAGGGCGCGAGCACCCACAGCGCGAAGCCGGCGGCGGTGAGCAGCGGGCCGAGGATCAGCAGCAGCCGGCGGGAGACGGCGTCGGCCCAGGCGCCGGAGGGCACCTCGAGCAGCACGCCGGTCAGCGACCACAGGGCGAACAGCGAGGCCGTCTGCCAGACGGACAGGCCGGTGTCGGCGAACAGCAGCGCGTACACCGGGTAGAGCAGGACGAACTCGTCGCAGAACGCCGAGGCGTACAGCGTGCGCACGAGCCGGTGGGTGCCTGCGGGCGCGTCGGCGGCACGCGCGGCTGAGGGCGGGGGTGAGACGGTCATGAGGCCTTCCCGAGGGGGCGGATCGGACACCGGAGGTACGGCGTCCGGGGCGGCCCTCGGGAGGAGGCGCTACGGGTGGCGCGGGTGGATCAATGTCGCCAGGTCATGGCACCGATGCTAGAGGGCACGCGGCGCCCTGCCCACCGGATTACGTGGGCGAACCCGACGAGGAGCGCCGCAGCAGTGGCGAGAGCACCAGCACGGACTTGGTGCGCTCCACGAACGGCTCCCCGGCGATCCGCTCCAGGACCCGCTCGAAGTGCCGCATGTCGGAGGCGAAGACCTGGGCGACCGCGTCGGCGTCCCCGGTGACGGTGGACGCGGCCACGACCTCCTGGTAGCGATCGAGGCCCCGCTGGATGGTCTCGGGCGAGGTGTTGCGGCGGCAGAAGATCTCGACGAACCCCTCGGTCTCCCAGCCGAGCGCGGCGGGGTCGACCCGTACGGTGAAGCCGGTGATGGCGCCGGTGGCGCGCAGCCGGTCCACGCGCCGTTTCACGGCGGGCGCGGAGAGGCCGACCGACTGCCCGATGTCCGCGTAGGAGCGGCGGGCGTCCTCGGCGAGGGCGTGCACGATGCGTTCGTCGAGATCGTTCAGCACTGCGGGTCGTTCACTTCGCTTCTGGTGCGTCCGGGCCCCGGGCGGGTCCGGTGTGGCGAGTCGGGGGCGGCGGTGGCCGTACCCGAAGTAGAACACGAGCCGGACGGCCACCCGGACACCGAAGACCACCCGGGTGACGGTGTGGACGGGCCGCCGATCAGGCACCCGCAGCGGGCGAAGCCGAGGGCGGCGGGACCGAACGCTACGAGCCGGACGGTCGGTGACTGTCCGGCTCGCCCGCGGCGGCGCGTGCCTCGGCCGCGTCCGCGGCGTCGAAGCCGATCTGTCCTGGCCGGCCGCGGGCGGCCTCCTGGGCGTCGATCCAGCGCGTGTGCGCCTCCCAGGCGGCCTGCTTGCTGGTGCCGAGGGCGGCTCCGATCTGCGCCCAGGAGGCACCGGCCTCGCGGGCGGCGCGGACGGTGAGTTGGCGCCCGTAGGCGGCCTTGCGGGCGACCACCTCGCTGAGCGCGAGCAGTTCGAGGAGCTGGGCGCGGTCCAGGGCCTCGTCGTCGCTGCCGAACCCGGCGAGGGACTCGCGGGCGCGCAGCTCGTCGAGGCGGGCCACGGCGGTCAGCAGGGTGTGCTGCGGCTCGATGCTCTGCGGTGTGGTCATGCGTCCAGCGTCACGTCAGGACGGCTTGACGTCAAGCCGCCCTGACGTGACTGCCGGGCTTCGGGGCGGGTCAGCTCCAGCTGGCGTGCAGCGGCTTGCCCTCGGCGTAACCGGCGGCGCTCTGGATGCCGACGATGGCCTTCTCGGCGAACTCCTCCAGGGAGCCGGCACCGGCGTAGGTGCAGGACGAGCGGACGCCCGCGATGATCGCGTCGATCAGGTCCTCGACGCCGGGCCGGGCCGGGTCGAGGAACATCCGCGAGGTGGAGATGCCCTCCTCGAACAGCGCCTTGCGGGCCCGGTCGTAGGCCGACTCCTCCGAGGTGCGGTTGCGCACCGCGCGCGCGGAAGCCATGCCGAAGGACTCCTTGTAGGCGCGGCCGTTGGCGTCGTGCTGGAGGTCGCCCGGGGACTCGTAGGTGCCCGCGAACCAGGAGCCGACCATCACGTTGGACGCGCCGGCCGCGAGGGCCATCGCCACGTCGCGGGGGTGGCGGACACCGCCGTCCGCCCACACGTGCTTGCCGTACTTCTTCGCCTCGGCGGCGCACTCCAGGACGGCGGAGAACTGCGGCCGGCCCACGCCGGTCATCATGCGGGTGGTGCACATGGCACCGGGGCCCACACCGACCTTGATGATGTCGGCGCCCGCCTCGATCAGGTCGCGCACGCCCTGGGCGGAGACGATGTTGCCCGCGACGATCGGGACCCGCGGGTCGAGGTCGCGCACCACCTTGACGGCGCTGATCATCGACTCCTGGTGGCCGTGCGCGGTGTCGATGACGAGGGTGTCCACGCCGGCGTCGATGAGCTGCTTGGCCTTGCCGGCCACGTCGCCGTTGATGCCCACGGCGGCGGCGATGCGGAGCCTGCCCTGCGCGTCGACGGCCGGGGTGTACAGGGTGGCGCGCAGGGCGCCCTTGCGGGTGAGGATGCCGGCGAGGCGGCCCTCCTTGTCCACGGCGGGCGCGTAGCGGCGGTTGGCGGCGTCGAGGGTGTTGAAGGCCTCGCGCGGGTCCAGGTCGGCGTCGATGAGGATCAGGTCCTTGGACATGACCTCCTCGAGCTGGGTGAAGCGGTCCACGCCGGACAGGTCGGTGTCGGTGACCACGCCGACCGGCCTGTGGTCCTCGTCCACGACGACGCCCGCGTTGTGCGCGCGCTTGGGCAGCAGGGCCAGCGCGTCGGCGACGGTCTGGTGCGGGGCCAGCACGATGGGGGTGTCCAGGACGTGGTGGCGGCTCTTCACCCAGGAGACGACGTCGGTGACGACCTCGATCGGGATGTCCTGCGGGATGACCACGAGGCCGCCGCGCCGGGCCACCGTCTCGGCCATCCGGCGGCCCGCGATGGCGGTCATGTTGGCGACGACCAGCGGGATCGTGGTGCCCGTGCCGTCCGGGGAGCCGAGGTCCACGCCCTGCCGGGAGCCGACGGCGGAGCGGCTCGGCACCATGAACACGTCGTCGTACGTCAGGTCGTACGAGGGCTGGATGTCATTGAGGAAACGCACGTGCTGCACATCCCAGTCGATCAGAGGTGGCCCCCGGACAGGTCAGCCAGGGGGAAAGAGCACGTACTTCATTGTCCCACGGCGGGTGGCCGATCAGCCCCGGGCAGATCATCCAGGCTGGTCAGCGGCCTGCTTGGAGGATCCTCCAGGGCCGAGGGTGACGAAGAGCCCCGGGCCGCGGTCGGTGGCCTCGGCGAAGACCTCCTCGGCGACGGTCCACTCGTCCGGCCGCGCCTCGGCGTACGCCCGCCAGCCCTCCACGACGAGGACCAGGCCCCGGTCCGCCGCGCCCACGGGCCAGACGGAGGGGTCGGCGAGGGAGTCGGCGAGCGCGTCCCAGTTCCGGCCGAACCGGTCGGGCAGCGCCAGGTCGCGGGCGCAGCGGTCCATCAGGCCCGCCTTGTCCGTGACCCCGCCGAGGTCCAGCGTGACCACGAGCCGTCCCGCGGGGTCCTCGGTCATGTCGCGCCCCTTCTCTCCCGCTTCCGGTGCCGATCGGCCGTCAGATCCCGTCGGGGTCGGTCCGGTTGAGCGTCGACTTCGGTGCCGAGCCCGCCGTCATCAGGTAGTCCGCGGCCGAGGTGTCCGTGACCAGGCTGGTGACGAGGCCGGAGCGCAGCACCGCGTCGATGGCCGCCGCCTTGCGCTGCCCGCCCGCGATCGCGACGACCTCGGGGATACGGCGGAGCTGGTCGGCCTTGACGGTGATGCACCGCTCCCCCAGGTCCCGCCCGACCCGGCGCCCTTCGGCGTCGAAGAGGTGCGCGGACATCTCGGCGGCGACCCCGAGCGAGGCGTAGTGCGCGCGCTCCTCGTCGCTGAGCATGTCGTGCACCGTCGAGATCCCGGGCTCCCAGGAGCCGATGGAGACGCAGGCGACCGTGACCTTGTCGAAGTACTCGAAGGCCCGGGCGATCCCGGTCTGGTGCCGCAGCGCCTGCGCGGTGGCCGCGTCCGGCAGGAGCATCGGCGCGTAGATGGGGTGCGCGTCGCCGCCCGACACCTGGGCGGCACGGCGGACGGCCTCCACCGAGCCGCGCTCGGCGGTCCCGGCGTCGTACACGCCCGTCAGCTGCACCACGGTGCACGGCGGCAGCCGGTCGAGGGCCGCCGCCATGTGGATGGTCGACCGGCCCCAGGCCAGGCCCAGCACGTCGCCCTCGTTGACCAGCTCGCCGAGCAGGTCGGCGGCCACCTCGCCCAGGTTCTCCGGGTCCGGTGTCTCCTCGGCGTCGGCCGGGGACTCCACCACGACGGCGTGCCGGAGCCCGTAGCGGGCCCGCAGGGCGTCCGAGCGCTCGGCGTCCAGCTCGGCCGGCACCCGGATCTCGATGCGCACCAGGTCCCGCTCGAGGGCGGTCTCGAGAACCCTGGCCACCTTGAAGCGGCTGACGCCGAACTCCTCCGCGATCTGGATCTTGGACTTGCCCTCGAGGTAGAAGCGGCGGGCCATGGCCGCCGCCTGGACCAGCTCAGCGGGTCCCATCCGCATGGCTGAACGGCCCGCCGACATACCCGACACGGCGATCTCCTCACTGCTGTTCACACTCTGGATACGCCGTTCATCCTCGCAGATTCGGCGCACTTGATCAGCCCTGGCGGGAGCCGTTCACTTTCTGTTCCTCAGTGGTCGCAGGACCAGGATGCCTTGGCGGTCGCCGCATCCGCCTGCGTGCGCAGTGCACGTACCGCCTCGGCCGGGTCGGACGCCCCGTACACCGCGGACCCCGCGACGAAGACGTCGGCGCCGGCGTCGGCGCACCGCTCGATCGTGGACGCCGAGACACCGCCGTCGACCTGGAGCCACAGCTCCAGACCGTGCTTCCTGATCAGCTCACGGGTGCGCCGGATCTTGGGAAGCATGATGTCGAGGAACGCCTGCCCACCGAAGCCGGGTTCAACCGTCATGATCAGCAGCATGTCGAGTTCGGGGAGCAGGTCCTCGTACGGCTCGATCGGCGTCGCGGGCTTGAGCGCCATGGACGCGCGGGCGCCCTTGGCCCGGATCTCGCGGGCCAGCCGCACCGGTGCGGCGGCCGCCTCGGCGTGGAAGGTGACGGAGCCGGCGCCCGCCTCCACGTACTGCGGCGCCCAGCGGTCGGGAGCCTCGATCATCAGGTGGCAGTCCAGCGGGGTGTCGGTCGCGCGGGCCAGGGACTCGACCACCGGCACGCCGAGCGTGAGGTTCGGGACGAAGTGGTTGTCCATGACGTCGACGTGGAGCCAGTCGGCTCCCTCGACCGCCTTGGCCTCGTCCGCGAGGCGGGCGAAGTCGGCGGACAGGATGCTGGGGTTGATCTGCGCGGCCATGTGCCCAAGCCTGCCATGCCCTCCGGGGGTGGGCGGGGATGGGTCCTCGGGTTGTGGGGGTTGTTCTTCGGGTGCGGGTTGTCCGTGGTTGCTCGCGCAGTTCCCCGCGCCCCATTTGGGGCGCGTCTCAGCCGGCGCTGCATACCGGCAGGTTCTGGGACCTGCGGAGCGCTTCGAGTTCTCGCAGGCGGGTGTTCAGGTCGGTCGGGTCGGCGAAGGTGCGCAGGACTGCCTGGTGGAAGGCGTCGCGGGTGGTGCGGGGCATGGCGTCGGAGGCGTCCCAGCAGCGGGTTCGGCCGGGTTCGCGCAGGATGGCTCCGATCTCCCGCTCGGTGGCGTCCTGGTCGCCGTCGGCCGCGGCCGTCCGGTTCGCCGTGTACTCCGGCAGCGCGGTCGCCGGGTCGGCGAGGTAGCGGATCAGCTGCTCGGCCTCCTCGGTCGGGTTCAGTATGGCCGCGAGGTCGCCGGAGACCTCCCACGCGCCGGCGTCTGCTCCGGCGCCGGGCACGACCTCGGAGGAGTGGACGTGGTCGCCGCCCTCCTGCCGCCAGTGCCCGGCGCGGAAGGAACCCTGGTGCTCCAGGCGGCCCGGCGCGCAGTCCGCGTCGAAGGCGGTGGTCAGCACCTGCCCGACGCGGGCACGGTCGCCCGCGCCCACCAGGTCGGCCCAGGTCGTCCAGGCCCTGCGCACGGCGTCGTCGGTCCACGGCAGCCTGCCGTTGGCCCACTCCTCGTACACCCGTGGGCCGGCCTGCTGGAGCAGGATGTCCTCCACCCAGTCGGTGCCCGGCCAGCCGGAGGTCGCGCCGGACTCCAGGCCGGCGCACCACCGTGCGGGAGGGCCGGCCGTCCCGGCCGTCGGTGCCGGTCCGGCGTACCACACCATGCTCTTGAGGCCGGTCTTCACGGGCAGCCAGTACGTGTGGGCGCCCTGCCCCGGCACGGTGACCTCGGGAGCCCAGAACCGGTCGTAGTCCCGGGCGTCGAAAAGGCCGTCCAGCGGGTGGAGCCGGCCGTCGACGGCGTAGGCGAGCAGTTCGCCGGGGCCGGGCAGCACCGCCACGTCGGGCGGGTTGCCGGCCGCCATGTCGGCGGCCAGCACCTGGCTGAGCGCGGAGCTGCCCTGGTAGACGACGTCGATCCGGTACTTCTCCTCGAACGGCTCGACGACGTGCTCCTCGAACTGCTCGCGCTCCGTGCCGCTCCAGTTGGCGAGCAGGGTGACCGAGCCCTGCCAGCCACGCGCCCAGCGCACCCCGGCGTACACGCCGGCGCCGAGCAGGACCAGGCAGAGGCAGAGGATGCCGAGGGTGCGGGTACCCGGGCGGCTCATCGCTGCCCCCGGAACCGGTACTCGGAGATCCGCGGCCACAGTCCCCACAGCGTCAGCGCCACCACCACGGCCCCTCCCAGCAGTATCCAGTCGGACAGCGAGGCCCAGAACCCGGCGTCCGCGAGCGCGCCCTGCACGTCGTCGGCCACCTTGGGGACGGCCTCCGGGGCGGCCGGCGGCACCCGTACCCCGGCGACGGAGTCGGTCATCGCACGGTGGGCCGAGACGGTCTGCCAGGCCAGTACGGGCACGCCGACGGCGCACACCGCGGTGGCGGCCAGCAACCGCAGTTGCACGGGCCGCCGGAAGCGGCGCCGCAGGAACCGCTGGCTCTCCAGCAGCGCCCCGCACAGGGCCGCGTACAGCACCGCGACGGTGCACCAGCCGAGCCACAGCTCCCAGGGGAAGGCGGCCTGCCGCCGGGCCTCGGCCAGCTGTTCGCCGCGCAGGGCGTCCAGGCGGCTCATGATGTCGCCCTCGGTTCCGGCCTCGGCCTCGAGACCGAGGACCTTCTCGGCGTAGTGGAGGAAGGCGGCGCGCAGCGGTGAGCCGTCCGGTTCGCGGCCCCGGCGCTCCACCCAGCCCGAGTAGACGGCGATCAGCCCGGTGACGGTCTGGACGTCGTGGCGGCCCGCCAGGCCGGTGACGTTCTCCGAGGCGGCCAGGGCGAGGCTCTGCTGGGCTACCGAGACCTGGGTGAGGAATTCGCCGCTGGTGTCGCCCTCGGCGCCGGTCTCGCGGACCACGGCGTTCGCCTGGCGCAGCGCGCTCCGCGCGGTGTCGACGGCGCGGATGCCGGGCGTGCTCGCGGTGGACAGCGGAACGGTGTCGTCGTGCACGCCGCGGTAGGCGAAGAACAGCGCGAGGGTGGTCGCGGTCACCAGGACCAGCAGCAGCCTGAGTCTGCGGATGAGGTCCCGGCCGGTGGTGCTCACGGCCGCGCCTCGAAGCGGTGCCCGCAGGCCGGGCAGAACCGGGCGGCCGCCGGAGCCTTCCGCGAGCAGGCCGGGCAGGGCACGGCGGCCCCGCCGCCCGGCGCGCCGCCTGCCGCACCGGAGCCGGTCCCGGTGCCGGTGCCGGATGCGGGGCCGTAGGTGCTGTGGCTGCTCGCGGTGATCAGGTGCTGGAAGTCGACGGCCGTGACCTCGGGGCGCAGGGTGACCCGGCCGGACGACGCGTCCTCGATCCGCACCAGCCGGGCCAGCCGGGCCAGCTGCTCGTCGGCGCCCATGACGTGCGCGAGCAGCACGGCCCGGCCGAGCTGCTGTTCTGCCAGGTCGCGCTGTCCTCGGCGGTGGGCGTCGGTGGCCGCGGCGACGGCCTCGCCGAGCCGCTGGTGCTGCTCGAAGTGCTCGACCTGGGCGTCGGTGTGCCGGGACAGGGCCGGATCGTCGGTCCAGTGCACCAGGCAGGGCTGCGGCGGCGGCAGCCGGACCTCGCCGCCGCCTGGTACGCCGGGTACTTCGATGGCGACCACGGCGAGCTGGAGGTCCTCCCCACGCGGGCGGCCGGTCGGGTCGGCGGCCAGGCACAGCTGGTAGCGGCGCGTCTCGTCGCCCCAGGCCCGGGTGACGAACCGGCCGGTGCCGTCCTCGGCGGTCAGCTCCGCCTCGGTGGGGAAGACCTGTTTGAGGTAGCGCACGGTGCACCCGGGCATGGCGGTCACGGAGACGACCAGTTCGGGGACGGTCTTGGTGAGCAGGCGGTTCATCAGCTGCTCGTACTCCCCGGGCAGGGCCTCCTCCTCGCGCACGGAGGAGGCGCTGCCGTGCAGCCGGCTGGTGATCCGCAGCAGTTCCCGGCCGTCCCAGCCGTCACCGATGCCCCAGGCGTCGCAGACGAACCGGCCCGCGCACGCGTCGAGCACCCGGGCGAGCGGCATCTGCTCGTCGTGCTGGTTCTTGCCGTCGGTGAGCAGCAGGACGTGCCCGATGGGCGCGTCCTGCTCCGTCAGCAGCCGGCGGCTCAGGTCCAGCCAGGCACCGATGCAGGTGCCGCCGCCCGCGACCGTCTCCCGCACGGCCCGCTCCGCCCGCGTCCGGGTGCGGGCGGAGGCGCGGGCCATGCGCGGGGTGTCGGGGTACACCACGGTCGCCTGCTCGTTGCCCCGGATCACCGCGAACGGGGTGCCGTCGGGCAGCTTGCGGATCGCCGCGACGGCCGCCTGCTGGGCCGCGTGCAGCTTCTCCACCGGCCAGGTCATCGAGCTGGAGCAGTCCATGACCAGCACCTGCGCGAGCACCGGGCCGCCCGGGTGGCCGTCGCCCCCGGTGCCGTCCACGCGCACGCTGAGGATGGCGTGCATCCGCGGGTCGCCCGCCTCGCCGGGCAGGTACTTCCACTGGCTGATCTCCAGTCCGGCGGCCACCTGTCCGGCGGCCTCGCCCGTCCGGGGCGTTCCTGTCTCCACGTGTCCGTGCCCCCTCGCCCACGTCGTCGCTGCCTCGCACCCTCACGTGCTCACGTGCTCATGCTGTACGCCGCCACCCCCGCACCAGCTCGCGCAGCCCGGCCGGTGCCGGGAGCACCGCGTACGCGGTGTCCAGCAGGTCGCCGCGCTCGCCGACGCCGCCCGCCTGGTCGGCGAGGCGCCTGAGCGACCCGGACAGCAGCCTGCGCAGCGCCTCCTCGGTGTCCTCGGGTCCGAACAGCTCGCCGGCAAGGAAGCAGCTCCCCCAGCCGCCGGGCGGGCGGCAGTCGAGCGCGTGCTCGCGCAGTTCGGTCACCAGCCGGTCCCAGGACCCGCTGCCGTCCAGGTGCAGCCCCGCCAGCCGCTCGGCGGCCTCGCGCAGTTCGGCGGCGAGCGGGGCGGGCCGGTCCGGCAGCCTGCCGGTCAGGATCCGCACCGCCGCGACGCGGGCGGCGTCGTAGTGCCGGGAGGTGGTCGGCACGCCGTCCAGGACGTCGACGGCCGCCCGGCGTCCGGCGCGGCGCAGCCGGACGCGGGCCAGTCCGAAGGCGGCGCTGCCCTGGGTGGGGTCGCGGCGCAGGACGGCCGCGTAGAACTCCTCGGCCTGCGCGTGACGGGCCCGCATCCGTGCGGCCGTCTGCCCGTCGGCCGGTCCGGCCGGTCCGGCTGCTCCGGCTGCTCCGGCTGCTCCGGCCGGTCCGGCTGCTGAGGCCGGTCCGGCTGCTCCGGCTGCGGGCTCGCGGTCCCGCTCCGCCAGGTACTCGGCGCAGTAGCCGAGCGCCAGCTTGGGCGCGGCCTCGCCGGGCAGCGCCGCGTAGGTGGCGGCGAACTCGTCCTCCGCCTTGTCCACCGCGCCGCGCGTGAGGTGGACCAGTCCCCGGTGCCAGAAGATCCGCCAGTCGTAGTCGCCGCTCCACCCCTTGGCCCGGGCCACCCACGCCTCGGCCCGCGCGGTGTCCCCGCCGTCCAGGTAGGCGCGGCACAGCCACAGCGCCGTCTCCACGGTCCGCAGCGCCGGGTCGCCCTCCGCCCGTTCGGCGATGCGGTCGGGGGTGTCCGCGGCAAGCCCGCCGAGCAGTACGGCCGCCGGGTCCGAGGCGTCGGGGAGCGGGACCGGCAGGGCGCGGGCCA from Streptomyces sp. CB09001 includes the following:
- a CDS encoding VWA domain-containing protein codes for the protein METGTPRTGEAAGQVAAGLEISQWKYLPGEAGDPRMHAILSVRVDGTGGDGHPGGPVLAQVLVMDCSSSMTWPVEKLHAAQQAAVAAIRKLPDGTPFAVIRGNEQATVVYPDTPRMARASARTRTRAERAVRETVAGGGTCIGAWLDLSRRLLTEQDAPIGHVLLLTDGKNQHDEQMPLARVLDACAGRFVCDAWGIGDGWDGRELLRITSRLHGSASSVREEEALPGEYEQLMNRLLTKTVPELVVSVTAMPGCTVRYLKQVFPTEAELTAEDGTGRFVTRAWGDETRRYQLCLAADPTGRPRGEDLQLAVVAIEVPGVPGGGEVRLPPPQPCLVHWTDDPALSRHTDAQVEHFEQHQRLGEAVAAATDAHRRGQRDLAEQQLGRAVLLAHVMGADEQLARLARLVRIEDASSGRVTLRPEVTAVDFQHLITASSHSTYGPASGTGTGTGSGAAGGAPGGGAAVPCPACSRKAPAAARFCPACGHRFEARP